Genomic DNA from Penaeus monodon isolate SGIC_2016 chromosome 40, NSTDA_Pmon_1, whole genome shotgun sequence:
cactctctctctctctctctctctctctctctctctctctctctctctctctctctctctctatctctatatatatatatatatatatatatatatgtatattatatatatatatatatatatatatttatatatatatatagtatgtatttatgtatgtatgtatgtatgtatatgtatgtatgcatatgtatgtatgcatgtatttacgtgtgttgtctgtgagttatatatatatatatatatatatatatatatatatatatatatatatatatatatatatatgtatatatatatatatatatattatatatatatatatatatatatatatatatatatatatatatatatacatatcaaatatacacatttgtatacatacatacatacacacacacacacgcacacacgctctctctctctctctctctctctctctcacacacacacacactcactcacaccacacacacacgcacgcatacacacatagacacatgtgCCAATTTAAGCCTTCCTCCGTATACTCGTATAAATATCCGTGGCCTTCCAGGTGGCTCTGAGGCCCCACGTGAGCCCTGCTTCAGCCCACCTGTTTTGTGGCTTCCGGGAGATGCGCAGCAGGATGTAGATGATgctgaggaagaagatgatgcaGAAGAAGGACGTGACGGGAGAGTGGCCCTCGAGCTGGCTCAGGTCGCGCACGAGGATGGAGTCGAGGATGAGGACGTTCAGGTACAGGAGTCCTGCGGGAGGGGAGGGCGCGGTCAGCACGCTTTATGGAgagcgaaaagggaaaacaaataaacaaaaaacaagagcaaaaatGTCGAAAAAACGTGATAAAGTACACTAAAGACAGTAAAATGAcgggaaaaaaaacttgataaagTACACTAAGGACAGTAAACAAAATATCCTGATTCCACGGAGTTACTTTTATCAAAGAAGGTGCATTGATGACAAGGAGTAAAATCTTTTCATTATGTTGTAAACTACAGAGGAATGATATAGTATTCGacaaatgtttatttattcaattccctgactttcttttgaattattcttctAGAGAACAAATTATCTCAAGGCTATAACTAAAGCACTAAGATTACCTTCTAGGCTACTTGAACATTTTTAATGGTTTAAGATTTCCTCTACACTGCATTCCCTACATTCTCAAATTCGTCAGACTAACACTATTCTCAAGAACACCCTATCAGCTTAGTCTCTAGCTTGACTACATTCTCAAATTCGTTACGCTACACTTGCATTACCATGACGATAAGCTTATCCGTACAGCCTACCCTAATCTCAGGAAAGAAAACACTGGCAACTCATTCTCATACAGtacaaaaaaagtaatgaagtggttttaaacatgttttgtattttgaaaagttatgacattttttttatatatacatatatatatatccatatttttttctttttactgaaatCTGCTGCCCTAAGCTCTAAGCTCCAGAGTCCGGAGTGAGTtgacagtttttgttttttccccgggatttGGCTGACTAAGTCCGCGAACTACACCGGCAGAGTTGCTGGGGCGTCGCGGAGGGACTTACCGACGAGCTTCATGACCTGGCGGCCCGTCTCCTCCGTGCAgggcccctcctccacccacgggAACAGCGACGGGAACATCACCTGCACCATCTCCACGTACCTGAGGGCGGGGCACGAGATTCATTTGGGGTCATGGCTTTCGATGCTGTTTCCTCTGGAGGGAGTTCGGAAGTGCTTGGTTTGGTTGTGAAATAAATCAAGATATCTGACCAAGAAGTTCCGTCAAAAACAGAAATGAACAAAaagtttcaagattttttttttcaaggaaacttgaaaaaaaaaattctgaatccGGAGTTTGGATCAGTTGTTTACATGTAAAAGGCAACCAACTGAATTTGTGTTGATTGGGTTGTGTCAAAGGGGATATCAGCTTAAAATGTGTTGGCTGAGTTGTGCCAAAGGGGATACCAGCCTAAAATGGGTTGGGATTTTAAAGTTACCGGATCATATTATACTGGACTGTAGAATAATAACTCTTTAAACAGCATTTTCATAGGGCCAGAACAAAGGCGTGGTCAGGATCTTAGACAGGAAGCATTAGCCCAGGGTTAAAAGGGGTTTGTGAGGCCTTGGGGAAAAGTAGCGCAGGTCAGTTTCCTAGGAGCTTACTAATGTTAATTTTAAGAATACACTATAAAGCAGTATTCTATtacgaaaaagtaaataaaactcaAATGCAAATCGTACATTAAAGTTCTTCTCTTAGTCTTAAGATATATAGTTAGAAAAATCTGAAGTTGAGCAGCCGATTCCGAGGAGTCGGTTGGTTCGGAGGCTCGACAAAGGGCTAAAGAGGTTACAAGACGAAAGGCTGTAGAGATTGTAGGGCGAGAGACGCTGTGCTCTGGCACAAAGGTCCTGGTCACGTGCCTTTGCAGCGTGACCTCTGAAATCCGATTACTTCTGTCTTTTAACACATTGTTATCACtagtgttattattgctattattactgatatcacttttactatcatcacgatcttcatcattatcattttattatcatcatgatcttcatcatcatcatcatcatcatcacaccgaAATGGGTGTCcgaagtgtctctgaatatgCGCCCTTGACCTTTCGCTCGGCCCTCAGAAGCATTCTTCTCCTGACCTGGAACACCAGCTAGGGACCTTCTCAGCCTACACGTCGCTGCAGACACGACCAGCTCTTGAAAATTCCTTATTCCTGGGattaccttctcccctcccccccccttcctccttctcccactccccccctccccccccttctcccgtgCCCCCGTGCCCGTACTGACCTGTCGTACCACTTGGCCTGGCCGGCGGACGTGGGCACGGCGCCGTAGTACTTGTTCTCGCACTTGTCGCTCACCATGTAGTCGTCCTCGCGGCGGGACGACTCGGCGCTGTTCTCCTCCGTGTTGCCTGTGTCGTCCGAATCGGGGGACGACCGCATCACgcgctgggggggagggaggggcttaGAGGGGGAGAGActgcagggggggagggaaaaacagggggggaggaaggaagttgggagagagggagggagggaaagaaagagtgtgatagagagagagagagagagagagagagagagagagagagagagagagatagttatgtccattaaaaagatagatatagctagacagataaatagagagagagagatagagaaaaacagagagagaaagtgagagagagagagaaagaaaataacagagagagagaggacagagaaaaataTCCGTTATAGGCTCATTTGCCAAAACAATTCACTAAAGAGAAAAGAACCTAAGAAAAGGGTTAATTCCTTCCACGGAAGGTTAACGACGGCGTTGCTTTTACCTTTCTGTCTATAGACTTTCCTTATTACCACTTCACGTTAGTATTTTCTCCAATGGCAGAAATGGAGATATAAACAGAAACGCATTAATTACATTTTCATCTTATTCTGATCTATCAAcattatttctctcctctttctaagtTACTTTCACCGTCGTCTCCATAACCTTCACCCTTATTTCTAGACTAAAATATATTCGCTGTTGTCTCCTAAGTAACCAAGTTTCCTGCACCGTCGAGACCTCTCCTGCCCAGACCATATTTACCTTTTCAAAAGTTAGGTTCGCCGCTGTCTCCCGCCGAAGCTGCCTTCACCACTGTACTTCGAGTAGTGTCCTCTTACTTAGTTATTTTCACCTTTACCTCCTATACAGATCGCCTTCAGTGCTCTCTCCCGCCAAAGTTTAACGTTGTTTCCCTCCAAAGCTACTTTCACCCGTTAAATAGCAACGCAGTTACCTTTACTGTCTCCCAATTTAGTTATCTGTACTCGGACAAGTTCCTTCGTCTTCCACCAAAGGTACCTCGACGGTAGTTTAACACAGGTAGCCCCACTctgtcttgatgaaaatcctagttagCAACGTCCCAGCTAAGCCCGCCTCTTCGCGTttattcatcacaaaaaaaaaaaaaaataaataaataaaaataaataaaaatatttacacaaatattaagtattttatctatttatttatttatttatcttttaatcagGTTTCGTTTTCGATCAtagttttaccattattattactgaaccattaaaaaaaaaacactgaaaaaaacgtGTCAAACAAAGGGAGCCAATGACTTTAAGAGAGCCAATGAGAGTGAGCTGTGGGACGTcaaatatagctagatacataactatttgtttaatttattcGATACTGTCATAAGTACCAGGAATAAAACCAAATTCCCCTGTTTTATTTATGCTAATGAAGAGTTCTTACCATCCGTTAGAAGGAAAAAGTCAATAACCTCTTTGGGTTCAACGGACTGGacggaagtggagctacctggctGTATGTACCTTGCCTTCAGCGTTACTTTACCCACCGTCTCCCGCCACAGTTACCTTCACCGTGATCTTCTGGTCGAGGGCAGGCCGGAGGGCGTGATCCTGCCGCCCCCGTTCTGCTGCAGCGCCGCCGTCAGGTGCGTTGGAGACACCGCCTGTAGGTTGCTCTGTCGCCCCCCGAGCGCGGCCGTCATGTCTGCCTGCGCGCGGGACAAGAGAGCGGGTCAGCCGGGCTTCTCTTCAGGCAGGGGGGAGCTGGCCCCTTCGGGCTTTGGGgcagaagggggcaggggggaggtggCCCCTTCGGGCTTTGGggagcgggcggggggggggggagatagttcGCTGGCTTTTGAAGGCGGTTGACGGccagtgaggggagggagaggggagcagggGGGACTGGCCTTCGGGACTATtgggagcagagagggaggagggggaggggggggggactgacaCTCTGGGTTTCCAGtggcagaagggggagggagagggggatggccTGGGAGGGGAGCGGGTCGAGGGCCCCTGTGCCCCGGACTGGGCCTCAGAAGCTCAGTTGAAAGGCTCACGTCACTCAAGGAAGGGAGTCAGCTAAGGTATCTAGACTGATGAATAACTGGATTATCAGTAGTGGAATGCGGACACACTGTTCAGTCAAAGTAAacgtgtatgttagtgtgtgtggtattaaactatatataaatatatatcaaggaATGAGTACTAAGtatctaatgatatataatattattcagtataatgcaaatatacaatatatagtgatatatgttatattattatatatatatatatatatatatatatatatatatatatatatatatataatatataatatatatatatatatatatatatatatatatatatatatatatatatatatatatatatatatatatacacacacacacacatacacacacataaacacaaaaaactcaAATACACACCCGtttataacaatagcaacaactgAAATTCCGTAACCGCTGTCCCCGAGCGGCCCTCACCTGGCTGAGCGACTTGGTGGGCGTGCCGGGCAGGGGCGTGCCGCTGATGGGCGTGCGGATACTCTCAGGCAGCATCTCCAGCAGCGTGGTCGAGTGCGGCTGGTAGCGCAGGATCAGCACGCAGGTCGACACCAGCGTGTAGGCCAGCAGCGTACCTGCGGGAGGGGCGGCCGTAATCAGGGTGCCAGAACATacgcgcttgcacacacacacacacacgcacacacgcgcagccGCGAGGGAGGCGCCGCAGAAGGACTCACCGATGGACATCATCTCGACCAGGACGGTGAGGGAGATGAACATGGCAGCGAAGGCGGCGCCGAGGCCGAAGACGATGGTGGCCACGGCAGGCGTCCCCGTCACGGGCCACACGTTGGCCAGGCTcctgtagggagagagagagcagctgaGGGCAGAGGGCCGTCGCTGGGAGGGCGCAGCCGCGCTTGCCTCCTCGTTTCCTGCAAAAGCTTCACTGGGAAAAAGATGGCCACGCCTGACACTCAGGAAGTAACACGAGCAACTCACAAGGGCTCCAGGACTACAATGCACCAAGccttatttgggaaaaaaataatagtgtccAGGGCACCAAATTTTGATttagaaaacaggaaaaatgttCATAGAATTTTGCAAAATACACAGTTTCTATAAAATACATGAATTttaagtgtcagctgattagGTTGAGTAACAGGCGAATCAGAGTACTCCAGAGGCAAGCTGGAGAGCTAGTTTTTCCTTTCCACAGACTGCCTTATACTCTCgtacctcttcccccccccttcgctcccaGGGACAATCTTACGAGTAACGCCGAAGGGAAATTTCAATAAATATTAACTTTAAATGCCTTATGCGTCGTTTCTAAGTTATTTTCTCACTAACACTGCCACACATAGATCCAACTCCCATACCTAAGTGTCTCTTCTAAGCATTTTATTCATTCTATCTGTTCATTAATTTTCGCCCAATGCCCGGGCTATACATTCCAGCCAAAAGAGCGCCGCACACAGCAATGCTACGACCTCTAAGCCTTTACCGCAAGCGCCCGCCCCACCAACGGGACTTACGCTCATGACACTCCGGACACCTTGAACGGACAGCCAATCACCGTCGGCTGCGGCGCAAGACAGCCTGACGGCGATTGGCTGCGGGCGTGAGGTGCCGGACCAGCTCTCCGTTTAATGTACCcgaagtgtctctgaatatgagcgtTAGTCTCGGGCAGAACCCAACGCCCAGAGCAACAGTGAGAAGCTCCGACCAAACACGGGCCAGACACTAATCATCTTACTTGAAGATAAGGCCATCCTTGGCCATGGCGTAGACGATGCGGGGCAGCGAGAACATGGAGCCGAACATGGACACGGTGAGGCCGGCCAGCGCCCCGATGGCCACGAAGTTCTTGCACTTGTAGGCGCCCACCTTCCCGAACACCTCGACCAGAGCGGCGTCCTCGTCGATCTCCGTGTAGGGCACTGTGGGTGGgcaggcgggggtgggggtggggtaagaggaggggagaggggcaggggggaagggggagaggcagggggtaagggggcggggcagggggggaaggggagggggaggacatggagggaagggaggaggaaatgagaggagagagagggaagaagatgaagggaaatggagacacggagggggaaagaggagaaagagggaggaatgatAGTTAACTCTGTATTGACTGCTCGGGATTTTATTCGACTTGTTTACAGGATGTTATGCCAATGAaaacattaagagagagagagagatagaaagaaaggaagagagagagagagagagagagagagagagagagagagaagagtgagagagagataggaagaaagaaagagagagaggaggatagagagatagatagatagatagatagatagagagagagagagagagagagagagagagagagagagagagcgagagagagagagagagagaatatgattgaattagaagagagagacagaacgatagagagcgaaagaaagagaaagagagatagaaaaaaacgagagagagcgaaagagagaaagaacacgagagagcgagaaaggaagaaaaagttcgAGAGATCGGAAGATAGagtttaaagttaaagttaaagtttggtttggattccatttcatacaatggatattcttggtgtgacatattgtctgcttgattttgctcacgtgtgtgagctgctgctgaccgGGGgaaaaccgagtccttgcccgctgtggtgcccaCACAAAAGTAACCTCGGGGAACAGTTGCAACTAATCTCGGACCTGGGCGGGAGCGGAACCGCCGAACCTCGGAGAGAGGCCGCAGTTACCACTGTAAAcccggagagagaaagaagagagagagacaggagatagagaaagaaagagaagagagagaaaagagagagagggaaggagagagacaaggggaaagggagcgagaagcaagagaaggtgagaggcaaagggaaggagcgagagagcaagagggaaggagcgagagagcaagagggaaggagcgagagaggccCATGAGCGTGATGATGGCTGACGAGGTGACGTAGGCGATGAGGATGATGACCAGCGAGATGACGATGGAGTAGGGGATGGAGCGGCGGGCGTTGACGGCTTCCTCGCCCGTCGTCGCGATGATGTCGAAGCCGATGAAGGCGTAGAAGCAGGTGGCGGCGCCCGTCATCACCtgcgggcgcgggggggggggtcagggagagtggggggagaggggaagagagtatgagaagggggagagaggtaatTTGATGAAGGATGaaagatgatggatgatgatgatgatgaagagaaggaggaggagagatagtgagaggaagggtgacagatgatgatgatgatgaggaggaagagagatggtgaagaagaagggcgagatataatgatgatgagataatgaggaggtgagagagtaagaggagaagagggagaggtaattTGATGaaggatgaaagatgatgataatgaggatgaggaggaggaagagagatagtgagaagaAGGTGATatacaatgatgatgaggagagttGGTGAGAGAAGGGTGATAGATGAacatgatgataaggaggatgaggagagataaagggaagatgagtgagatgatgaggaggaggaggagagctggTCAGAAGGgtgagagatgatgatggtgatgatgaggaggagaaggagagatagcgagaaaaagagtgagatatAATGAGGATAAGCAAaatgaggtgagagaggaggaggaagagtgataatgaggagacgagagacgatgaagatgacaaggaaaagagatggcgagaaggagagagagtatgaggaggaagaggataacgaaaagaagggggagaaatggtgataatgatgaggaggatagacaataaaagaaaggatgagaaatgatgatgaggattagagataatgagaaagtgagagagatgaggaagaggagagataatgagaagagagtagagagaagagaggaaggagatatgagaagtgagagagaatgagaagagagataatagagtGGAGAgtatgaggaaggagagatatgagaggaggtgaggagaagataatgaggaaagagagagataatgagaaggagagaagaggagaataatgagaatgagagagaggaggaggaaNNNNNNNNNNNNNNNNNNNNNNNNNNNNNNNNNNNNNNNNNNNNNNNNNNNNNNNNNNNNNNNNNNNNNNNNNNNNNNNNNNNNNNNNNNNNNNNNNNNNCTAAAAGGCTTGCTTGAAAGGCGATACTCACAGTGTTGCAAGGTCGGCTATTCTCACCAAGGCCTGCGATGACCAAGACCGATTTAACGAGGCATTAACTACTATGACTATCTTGGGAGCGTGCTATGAGTGCAGGTACTGCCTGACTTCCGTGGAAAGTACTGAACGCTGTTCTTCCACCATCAGAGGCAGGGCGAGTGTTTTGAGGATTTTCTCACTAGGGGAGTAAACCAGAGGTCTTACGGCGAGTGTCAAAAAACCCAACCCGTATCTAGCACCCCGTCTGAGCTATCGTTTGCGACTCAGCGTACGGGATTTACAGGATGCCGCCATGACAAAGAAACCGTAGGAATATAACATGATGGTGTACATACATGATGAGAAGATTCTTACCTTCTCTGCGCAGTTTCTCCTTGCCTCTTCAAAATCGCACAGATTTCCCTTCCTTACACAGAAGTCCAGTCGAGAATCTCTTCCCAGTTACTATTCCGTGTGAGTGCAGGAAAGAAAGCTAGACTAAGATACTTGATGTAACAATCTATCAAAGGGGGGCTGTGGTGACTTTTGTACTGCACGTTGTTTTAACTCTCtcacaggaaaagaaaagggcgCCTTGTTTGTAAGGGAAAGTAGTCTTGTTCACgtccccccgttttcttttttcatggtcGACCACCTGAGAAGACTCCGGCCTCTCCCGAAACGTGGATcgatgaaaaagaaaagcattGCTTGAGTGGTGGAAGGTTACCAGGAAAAGGGCTGCCAACAGAGgggaatataatatgaaaatcatCTATCCCAAAAACCTGACATGacgaaaaaaggggtttccatGGGTCAGGACCGGGTTTCTGCTGGGGTTTTTCGCGAGGTTTTGAAGGAGAAGCGACATGACCTGAAGCTCCTCTTTCcgctctatgtctctctcttctactgatatatatgtatatatatataaattatatatacatatacatatatacacatgttttatatacatatatacatatataaatgtgttgtgtgtgtgtgtgtgtgtgtgtggtttgtgtgtgtgtgtggtgtgtgtgtgttgtgtggggtgtgtgttttgtgtgtgtgggtgttgtgtgggaagtagatatataaactgtatgtatatacatatatatatatatgttatatatatatatatatatatatatatatatatatatacatatacatacatacatacatacatacatacatactactacatcatacatacatacatacatacatatacacatttgtgtgtgtgtgtgtggtgtgtgtgtgttttgtgtggtgtgtgtgttttgtggggtgtgtgtgtgtgtgtgttgtgtgtgtggggtgtgtgtgtggtgtttgtgtgtgcgtgtgtgtgtgtgtatgtgtgtgtgtgcatatatatatctatatgaatatatatatttatatatatatataatatatattattatattttatatatatatatacatatctatgcccATATttgtaaatgtgcgtgtgtgatctCTTGCGCGTGCAAATAGAGCTCTGTGCATTTCGCGCGAGAGAGCCCCAGGAGAGAGAGCTTCTCGCCGCCGCCGCGAGCGCCGCCAGAGGAAAACCGAAGAGCGTGCGAAACGCCTCGGCGCCCTTCCGTTCCTTCGCCGGATGACGAAGATGAATCATTCCCCAGCTGACGACTATCCACTCCCCCAGTTCGGGATTCCGTAGGCTGTTGCGAGTAGTGTAGCCTTCCGTATAGCGCAGAAACGCAATCTGCTCGACCGCTCTATGATATCCTAGAGACATAACGAACTAGTGTAGGCGCAGCTGGAGGTCCTCCGCGGCGGCCGCGAGCCAGTGAGGGCGGCGGGGGCGTCGCCCGCGAGGCTCGTCGGCGGGGACGCGTCCGAGCGGTTAGACTCGCGTGCGTTGGCATCAACATATCGATTTTCTATTCATATGGATACCATATCATAAATTTAAATtcaatacattaaatataaatcaCCATTAGATGGTACTTTAGCGgagaaatttattttcttaaccATTTCGGACAGATTTTGTTGTACCGTGGACGTTCCGATTCTTTTACGATTTCGGCGGGCGAAAGGAGCGCCCCTTTCCTCTTAACATCCTCAAAGGACATAAGATCTCGGAAAAGGACCCGCCCATGCTTGGGCCGGCAATCAGGTCCTTCTGCTGCTGCGTGACGAAGCTGCCCGCCGACTGACTGAACTGCAGTTCGAAGCCAAGAGCTCAAAGCCAGAAGCTCGAAGCCCGGAGCACAAAGCCAAGAGCTCAAAGCTAGGCGATTGAAGCTAGGACTCAAGCCCGGAGCTCGAAGCAACGCCGGTCGCCCCAGAAGCTGCCTTGACAGAGCTCGAGCGCTGACATGCCTTCCCGCCTTCAGTGCATGTCTCGATAGAATTCTTGCGACGTAAGGAAATCGATAGCTAGGTTTTGATCCTCTGAAAGTGAGGAAGTCCAgtgcccttcccctcctccttacgcCCGCGAGTCCAGTGAGGGGCGGCGCCCACCTTCTTCCCGTTCCTCTGCGCGGCGCCGCCCACAGACAAAATTTAGAGTGTTAGATTTTGCGCAAAAGTTGTTACGCCCATCTGAGGAGTTGTTGACGTAGAGGGATAACTGTGTTTAACTCTTATGACCATTTCTTCTTCCAAGTGCACGACGGACGTTAGCCGTCGTTTGTAGCGGCAGTTTTGCTCTTGCAGAATTAGCGATCGTTTCGAGCGCAGCTTCACCTTCGGTAACTGAACAGTAGTGTAGTCCGTCAGGAATTTTTCATTATGTAATATACTAGTCAGTACCTAAGTCAAAACCTAAAGGCGTACTAGATTATAAAGGCAGAagtaaagaaaacatgaaaacaaaatcaaatggtaccttatttttttccccaacagacTGTTGGAAAAGACGTTTGTTTTTTGCTAATCCTCTCTAGATTTCCCCACCATGATGAAACCATCCATGAACTGATATTTCTCGCCATATCATAactcgaaaagaaaagagaaagaagaaaagaaaaacgtaatgTAACAGAGCATTTGCATGTTGGGAAAGCAGGTACAGCTTGCTCAGGAGCTGAAGTTCTGAGCATCTCCCCTTCCCCGAGGTTCGAGAGCAGCCGCGCATGTTGTTGGTGTTGGGGAGCCCCGTGTCAAGGGCCCTCACTGTTATTGTGATATTTCTTCTAGATCTCGTTTATAGGTTTCCTTCTCTCGTTCTACCAGTTTATGTCATCATCGTCTAGTGTTTCAATAAAGTTGGGTCTATTGTTTGGTATGTGTTTCATTGATGATGGAATGTCCTGCCGGAAATACTCCGTTTTACCTAGCGATTTAATGTGTTTCCGGAAGTACATCCTTTTGCCCAATCTCCTAATCCTATATGGAAGACACGAGAATCACATAATCCTTACAAAAGGACAACGAACCACAGAAAATAAGATAAGACAGGGGTTCAAAAGGATAAGAATCTAAGACGGTATTTATTTAGGAATACTAACCCTTTAGGATATCCAGACATCACTCCCaatcttaggattttttttttctgagaaggtTCTGTTTGTCCTAGAGCTTCTCTTGCTCTTAGCagacgaaagggggagagaacGGGCGAGGTGTGCGAAGAGCAGTAAGGAGTTCCTACACTATCCAGTTTCAGTGAATGAAAAGCTGGTAAGTCATCTCGGACTCTGCACC
This window encodes:
- the LOC119597987 gene encoding cationic amino acid transporter 2-like (The sequence of the model RefSeq protein was modified relative to this genomic sequence to represent the inferred CDS: added 714 bases not found in genome assembly); the protein is MVALDRERLKQEGLQLFGKLIRTKDPARLQGDDSSDSKLKKVLTTLDLTSLGVGSCVGTGMYLVAGMVAKNIAGPGVILSFIIAAVASIFSGVCYAEFGVRVPNTSGGAYMYSYVTVGEFMAFIIGWNMVLEELIGTAACACALSACFDAIANGAISSGMAANFGTMFGEPPDLLAFVLTIMMGAVLVAGVRKSVQFNNALNAVNLVVWLFIMVAGMFFVDTANWSEHDGFMPYGWSGVMTGAATCFYAFIGFDIIATTGEEAVNARRSIPYSIVISLVIILIAYVTSSAIITLMVPYTEIDEDAALVEVFGKVGAYKCKNFVAIGALAGLTVSMFGSMFSLPRIVYAMAKDGLIFKSLANVWPVTGTPAVATIVFGLGAAFAAMFISLTVLVEMMSIGTLLAYTLVSTCVLILRYQPHSTTLLEMLPESIRTPISGTPLPGTPTKSLSQADMTAALGGRQSNLQAVSPTHLTAALQQNGGGRITPSGLPSTRRSRLEIRVKVMETTVKRVMRSSPDSDDTGNTEENSAESSRREDDYMVSDKCENKYYGAVPTSAGQAKWYDRYVEMVQVMFPSLFPWVEEGPCTEETGRQVMKLVGLLYLNVLILDSILVRDLSQLEGHSPVTSFFCIIFFLSIIYILLRISRKPQNRWAEAGLTWGLRATWKATDIYTIQAAHLTLIRFVLWMTIGFIIYFYYGIKKSTVGTGEDADIEVHVLPSQIRPPAPAAPDALSPSASQAAPTENFVSPGSQGGAYQQPPQPEAQQDSLAPGAMKQVYISPNPNNPFR